TTACCGAATTGCAGTTCCACTGCCGGTCGTACCACAGCTCGCCTTCCACCTGCCGTTGCTTGCCACCCACTTCGATGGTGCCAGCCGTAGCGAGGCGGGAGTAGCTGTAGTAGCCAGCCTTGGCTACGGGCCCGTATTGCTCGTAACCGGTGCCGCCGTGCAGCAGCACCGGTTTGGCAGGCTTCGTAATTAGATTAATAGCGTGCCCGGCATGGTCGGCCATGCGGGCCTGCAAATGGTAAGCACCTTCCTGCCCGGTCAGACTCCACTGTTGGGACTTCTTTTGCATCGAAAGGTTCAGGGGCAGGGTGGCGGGCAGCAACTCCGGCAGGCTCTCCAGCTTATAGTCGTAGCGAAACTGCTTCTGCTGCGGGTCGGTCAGGGCAAAGTTCACCATCTGCCAGTCCTTCTTGCCGGTGGGGTTGAAGTGGAAGAAGACGTATTCGACCCCATACATTTCCCCCGTTGCCTTGTCTTTCAGATGTCCTGTGAAGTACCACCACTCCAGGGAGTTGCGCAAGTGCGGCGCTTCTTCTTGGGGTAGCTGAGCCTGAGCTTGGAAGACGTCGTGCTTGTTCGTGGGCTTGAAGGCGCAGGCGTTGGTAAGGAGTAAGAGGATAAGGAGCAGCAGATTCTTCATACCCCAGGAAAAGTATTTCCTGGGGTAAAAGGTTTAGGTATTGTTAATGCAACTACGAGTGGCGCTACTTATAAAGATGTTATTAATCCAGAGGGCTCTATTATATATGCCTTGGTGTATGTAGTCCTCTGATTATTTACGTATGATTCGTAATTT
Above is a genomic segment from Hymenobacter cellulosivorans containing:
- a CDS encoding lipocalin family protein, translating into MKNLLLLILLLLTNACAFKPTNKHDVFQAQAQLPQEEAPHLRNSLEWWYFTGHLKDKATGEMYGVEYVFFHFNPTGKKDWQMVNFALTDPQQKQFRYDYKLESLPELLPATLPLNLSMQKKSQQWSLTGQEGAYHLQARMADHAGHAINLITKPAKPVLLHGGTGYEQYGPVAKAGYYSYSRLATAGTIEVGGKQRQVEGELWYDRQWNCNSVMSKDTGWDWLSIQLDEPRTEIMTYQLRNNITGESIKGGSHYSAQNQNAHLDGADFQLEPLEYWVSPRSKQRYPVKWRLRIPSQGYDLMIEPVMPNQELSLRLFKAINLHYWEGMCKVTGTHNGKPVTGNSYVEITNPAGAAAARKAAATAVSEQR